In Lysinibacillus sp. FSL M8-0337, the following proteins share a genomic window:
- the map gene encoding type I methionyl aminopeptidase — protein MIVKTQEEIEAFKKIGRICAEIREAMKAATKPGVTTLELDEIAGRMFAEAGAISGPKGEYDFPGYTCISVNEEVAHGIPGQRIIKEGDIVNIDVSGSLNGYFADTGISFVVGEGYEDKEKLCRVAKSAFDRAMTKVKAGSKLNQIGKAVEREAYANDLTVIMNLTGHGLGRSLHDEPNHILNYYDAWDSTIMKEGMVLAVEPFISAKAEHIVEAGDGWTFITPDKSLVAQIEHSIIVTKDKPIILTSLDEQ, from the coding sequence ATGATTGTAAAAACCCAAGAAGAAATTGAAGCCTTTAAAAAAATTGGTCGCATTTGTGCGGAAATTCGTGAGGCGATGAAAGCAGCTACAAAACCTGGTGTGACAACACTTGAATTAGATGAAATTGCAGGACGCATGTTTGCTGAAGCAGGAGCTATTTCAGGTCCTAAGGGAGAGTATGATTTCCCAGGTTACACTTGTATTAGTGTCAATGAAGAAGTTGCCCATGGTATCCCAGGACAACGTATTATTAAAGAGGGGGATATTGTTAATATTGATGTATCCGGCTCTTTAAATGGTTACTTTGCAGATACAGGTATTTCTTTTGTAGTAGGGGAAGGTTATGAGGATAAAGAAAAACTTTGTCGCGTAGCAAAAAGCGCGTTTGATCGTGCAATGACAAAAGTAAAAGCTGGTTCGAAATTAAACCAAATTGGGAAAGCGGTAGAGCGTGAGGCTTATGCCAATGACTTAACAGTTATTATGAACTTAACGGGTCATGGATTAGGTCGTTCATTACATGATGAGCCAAACCACATTTTAAACTATTACGATGCGTGGGATTCAACAATTATGAAAGAGGGCATGGTGTTAGCTGTGGAGCCGTTTATTTCAGCAAAAGCAGAGCATATCGTTGAAGCTGGCGATGGCTGGACATTTATTACGCCTGACAAATCTTTAGTTGCCCAAATTGAGCATTCGATTATTGTAACAAAAGACAAACCAATCATTTTAACTTCATTAGATGAGCAATAA
- the thiT gene encoding energy-coupled thiamine transporter ThiT, which yields MDKKRLLMLVEIAIFAAVGLVLDQVSFKVWAQGGSVSLVMIPIILMAFRWGFLSGLTTGLLIGVMQTMFGAYIVHWLQGLLDYGVAFTVVGLAAIVREPVLKAATALNKKKMALYIVIGTVLAGFLRYLAHTIAGAVFFAEYAGDQNAWIYSIIYNGTYMLPATILTAIVGVLLFTAAPQLMQRKL from the coding sequence ATGGACAAAAAAAGATTACTCATGCTGGTGGAGATTGCAATTTTCGCAGCGGTAGGACTTGTGCTCGATCAAGTTTCCTTTAAAGTATGGGCACAAGGCGGCTCGGTAAGCTTAGTCATGATACCAATAATTTTAATGGCGTTTCGTTGGGGGTTCTTGTCAGGGCTTACAACAGGTCTATTGATTGGTGTGATGCAAACAATGTTTGGTGCTTATATTGTGCACTGGCTTCAAGGATTACTAGATTACGGGGTAGCCTTTACTGTAGTAGGTTTAGCGGCAATCGTTCGTGAACCTGTATTAAAAGCCGCAACAGCACTCAACAAAAAGAAAATGGCTCTGTACATAGTGATTGGTACGGTGCTAGCTGGTTTTTTACGCTATCTTGCACACACAATTGCAGGTGCAGTATTCTTTGCGGAGTATGCGGGCGATCAAAATGCATGGATTTATTCAATTATCTATAATGGAACATATATGTTACCAGCAACTATTTTAACCGCTATTGTCGGTGTTCTATTATTTACAGCGGCGCCACAATTAATGCAACGAAAATTATAA
- a CDS encoding DUF4870 domain-containing protein, protein MENQKVLSAFSYLSIFIAPFVVPLIVYFVSKDSEVKRHSIRALISHLIPLVLGIIFFSIFIFSTMSLNTFDPSSNGNTFIIIWFASFAIYLLVSLGIVIWNIVQAVRVIR, encoded by the coding sequence ATGGAGAATCAAAAAGTTTTATCTGCGTTTAGTTATCTCAGTATTTTTATTGCACCATTTGTCGTTCCATTAATCGTTTACTTTGTTTCAAAAGATAGTGAAGTCAAAAGACATTCCATTCGGGCACTTATTTCTCACTTAATTCCGTTAGTCTTGGGTATCATTTTCTTTTCTATCTTTATATTTTCTACAATGTCATTGAACACGTTTGATCCTTCTTCAAATGGGAATACATTTATTATCATTTGGTTTGCTTCATTTGCAATTTATTTACTCGTATCATTAGGTATTGTTATTTGGAATATTGTGCAAGCTGTACGAGTTATACGTTAA